From Oculatellaceae cyanobacterium, the proteins below share one genomic window:
- a CDS encoding ATP-binding protein gives MKLDFSRFYKACNPAKTLSVGNPEDRQYYIDFASVRGGKIIETIGRTITRISPDDPTCQLFTGHIGCGKSTELLRLKSELEQQEFHVVYFESSQDLDMTDVDISDILLAIARQVSESLENSDIHLKPGYFLNLFNEVKEFLQTPIELSAQAEFSVGIGRITATTKESPNLRNQLRQYLEPRTEGILKAINQEILLKATQELKLRGKKGLVVIVDNLDRVDSRIDSGRSLPEYLFIDRGAQLRRLNCHVVYTLPLALNFSNEYEELKNRLGGGVAPKVLPMVPVRTRNGGDFGPGMFLLRQLVLVRAFPEVPPQERQQLITEVFDSMETLDRICQISGGHVRNLLGLLYNCLQQEDPPFSRQCLEYVIKGYRDDLVLSIEDEHWELLFQVVQQQIVRGEKEFQSLLRSMFVFEYRDETGRWFGINPALAETDKFKSLTKAVV, from the coding sequence ATGAAACTGGATTTTTCTAGATTTTACAAAGCTTGTAACCCAGCTAAAACTTTAAGTGTAGGAAATCCTGAAGACCGTCAGTATTATATAGATTTTGCTTCAGTGCGTGGTGGCAAAATCATTGAGACAATCGGGCGAACGATTACACGGATATCACCCGATGATCCAACTTGCCAACTATTTACAGGACATATAGGCTGCGGTAAGTCTACAGAGTTATTACGCCTCAAAAGTGAACTAGAACAACAGGAATTCCATGTAGTTTATTTTGAGTCCAGCCAAGATTTAGACATGACTGATGTGGATATTAGTGATATTTTACTAGCGATCGCTCGTCAAGTTAGCGAAAGCTTAGAAAATAGCGATATTCACCTCAAACCTGGATACTTTTTGAATTTATTTAACGAAGTCAAAGAGTTTTTACAAACTCCAATTGAGTTGTCCGCGCAAGCTGAGTTTTCTGTAGGTATTGGTAGAATTACAGCTACAACTAAAGAAAGTCCTAACCTACGAAATCAACTCAGGCAGTATTTAGAGCCAAGGACAGAAGGAATTCTCAAAGCAATCAATCAAGAAATTCTGCTCAAAGCCACTCAGGAACTTAAGCTGCGTGGAAAAAAAGGTTTAGTTGTTATTGTCGATAACTTAGATCGAGTTGATAGCCGAATTGATTCAGGGCGATCGCTTCCAGAATACTTGTTTATTGACAGAGGCGCTCAATTAAGACGGCTTAATTGTCACGTCGTTTACACACTACCACTGGCATTAAATTTTTCTAATGAATACGAAGAATTAAAAAATCGCTTGGGGGGTGGAGTAGCACCAAAAGTTTTGCCAATGGTTCCCGTGAGAACTAGAAATGGCGGTGATTTTGGGCCAGGAATGTTTTTGCTGCGACAGTTAGTGTTAGTACGTGCTTTCCCCGAAGTCCCACCCCAAGAGCGTCAACAGCTAATCACAGAAGTTTTTGATTCTATGGAAACTCTAGATCGAATCTGTCAGATTAGTGGTGGTCATGTGCGAAATTTATTAGGGTTACTTTATAACTGCTTACAGCAAGAAGATCCACCCTTTTCACGCCAGTGTTTAGAGTATGTGATTAAGGGATATCGCGATGACTTAGTACTTTCTATTGAGGATGAACATTGGGAATTACTTTTCCAAGTAGTACAACAACAAATTGTTAGAGGTGAAAAAGAATTTCAAAGTCTGCTGCGTAGTATGTTTGTATTTGAATACAGAGATGAGACAGGGCGCTGGTTTGGGATTAATCCAGCTTTAGCAGAAACAGACAAATTCAAGTCTTTAACGAAAGCAGTTGTTTAA